One part of the Amycolatopsis lurida genome encodes these proteins:
- the yajC gene encoding preprotein translocase subunit YajC, whose translation MNQLLLPLLLMLVVAIPLVMGTRKQKKAAAAQQELLASLAPGDRVMTTSGLYASVADASADTTIDLEIAPGVVTTWLRQAVREKVEPVVETDEDVTDATDTDEVVEAPVVESKDDERVEEKSGAQIAPPLEHGKK comes from the coding sequence ATGAACCAGTTATTGCTGCCGCTGCTCCTGATGCTCGTTGTGGCGATTCCGCTCGTCATGGGCACCCGTAAGCAGAAGAAGGCGGCGGCAGCGCAGCAGGAGCTGCTCGCGAGCCTGGCTCCCGGTGACCGGGTGATGACCACCTCCGGTCTTTACGCGTCCGTCGCCGACGCTTCCGCCGACACCACGATCGACCTCGAGATCGCTCCGGGCGTCGTGACCACCTGGCTGCGCCAGGCCGTCCGCGAGAAGGTCGAGCCGGTCGTCGAGACCGACGAAGACGTCACCGACGCCACCGACACCGACGAGGTCGTCGAGGCGCCGGTCGTCGAGTCGAAGGACGACGAGCGCGTCGAGGAGAAGTCGGGCGCGCAGATCGCTCCTCCGCTGGAGCACGGCAAGAAGTAG
- the secF gene encoding protein translocase subunit SecF: protein MYVGTGVFDVVGVRKRWYLFFGALVLVCIASMGVKGFNFGIDFEGGTQIQLPANGKSGQITEERAKEVFADALGKPADEAQKVGSGASSTIQLRSDTLDAAEVAKVKQALFQELGPIGSNGQPSVQAISDSAVSASWGGEISRQALIALGVFLLAVTLFLALYFDPRMAAAALVTLLNDIVVTAGVYSLIGFEVTPATVIGLLTILGFSLYDTVVVFDKVRENTRGLLGLTRRTFGEAANLALNQTLMRSFNTSLIAALPILGLLVIGYLLLGSGTLQELALVQLTGTVVGVLSSVALATPLLVDFKMRDPKFRQQADRVASRRANQARKAAERDDDFDPNDEDALAAELRKEKAYAAAASVPARNQKAHKGRPSGKRKR, encoded by the coding sequence ATGTACGTGGGCACCGGCGTGTTCGACGTCGTCGGGGTCCGCAAGCGCTGGTACCTCTTCTTCGGAGCGCTGGTGCTGGTGTGCATCGCCTCGATGGGGGTCAAGGGCTTCAACTTCGGCATCGACTTCGAAGGCGGCACCCAGATCCAGCTGCCCGCCAACGGCAAGAGCGGGCAGATCACCGAAGAGCGGGCCAAGGAGGTCTTCGCCGACGCCCTGGGCAAGCCCGCGGACGAGGCGCAGAAGGTCGGCTCCGGTGCCTCGTCGACCATCCAGCTCCGCTCGGACACCCTGGACGCGGCCGAGGTCGCCAAGGTGAAGCAGGCCCTGTTCCAGGAATTGGGCCCGATCGGGTCCAACGGGCAGCCGAGCGTCCAGGCGATCAGTGACAGCGCGGTGAGCGCGTCCTGGGGCGGTGAGATCTCCCGGCAGGCTCTGATCGCGCTCGGGGTGTTCCTGCTGGCGGTCACGTTGTTCCTGGCGTTGTACTTCGACCCGCGAATGGCGGCCGCGGCACTGGTCACCCTGCTGAACGACATCGTGGTGACGGCGGGCGTCTACTCGCTGATCGGCTTCGAGGTCACGCCGGCGACGGTGATCGGTCTGCTGACGATCCTCGGGTTCTCGCTGTACGACACGGTGGTGGTGTTCGACAAGGTCCGCGAGAACACGCGCGGCCTGCTCGGGCTCACCCGCCGGACCTTCGGCGAGGCGGCCAACCTGGCGTTGAACCAGACGCTGATGCGGTCGTTCAACACGTCGTTGATCGCCGCCCTGCCGATCCTCGGGCTGCTGGTGATCGGGTACCTCCTGCTCGGTTCCGGCACCCTGCAGGAACTCGCGCTGGTGCAGCTCACCGGCACCGTCGTCGGTGTGCTGTCGTCGGTCGCGCTGGCGACTCCGCTGCTGGTCGACTTCAAGATGCGTGACCCGAAGTTCCGCCAGCAGGCCGATCGGGTCGCTTCGCGGCGCGCGAACCAGGCCCGCAAGGCCGCCGAGCGCGACGACGACTTCGACCCGAACGACGAGGA
- the secD gene encoding protein translocase subunit SecD, with protein MAAPAGHLRPGRYLAFFALIVVALYALVFFTGSGKPTPKLGIDLQGGTRVTLTARNPDGGDPPRESLEQARSIIERRVNGIGVSGTEVVLDGSNVVITVPGEQGDQAKNLGKTAKLGFRKVVTSQPVTPVQQPSTPPASGAPSSAPSAPPASPGASAPPSSPANGGGGAAGAPQQQPGENSDEKTKREIEEARNLRQNPDLLSTDQAKQAAAAEKAFAALNCDPKIADPLVGNDLTDKPLVACGDKNTMKYLLEPEFLPGTEISDASSIYDTQNSQWVVNLNFKGEGSRIWGDFTSKNVQKQAAFVLDTQVVSAPTIQAAILGGQTQITGRFSQTEAKDLADVLKYGSLPLSFESSDATTVSATLGLASLQAGLIAGGIGLLAVFIYCMFYYRLLGLLTILSLGLSFAIVYGVLVLLGRWIGYTLDLAGVAGLIIAIGITADSFVIYFERLKDEIREGRTFRSAVPRGWSRAQRTILAADAVSFLAAAILYLLAVGDVKGFAFTLGMSTVLDLVVVYLVTHPLVAMVSRSKSKFLSNPKNLGLGAVQEVGSDRKAARAVPGRTNVKEA; from the coding sequence GTGGCCGCACCGGCCGGGCATCTCCGCCCGGGACGCTATCTCGCCTTCTTCGCCCTGATCGTGGTGGCGCTGTACGCCCTGGTGTTCTTCACCGGTAGCGGCAAGCCGACGCCGAAGCTCGGCATCGATCTGCAAGGCGGCACGAGGGTCACCCTGACCGCCCGAAACCCCGACGGCGGCGACCCTCCGCGAGAGTCCCTCGAACAGGCCCGCTCGATCATCGAGCGCCGGGTCAACGGTATCGGCGTCAGCGGCACCGAGGTCGTCCTCGACGGCAGCAACGTCGTCATCACCGTCCCCGGCGAGCAGGGCGACCAGGCCAAGAACCTGGGCAAGACCGCGAAGCTGGGCTTCCGGAAGGTCGTGACGTCGCAGCCGGTGACCCCGGTTCAGCAGCCGTCGACCCCGCCCGCTTCGGGCGCGCCGTCATCGGCACCGTCGGCGCCCCCGGCCTCGCCGGGCGCGAGCGCCCCGCCGAGCAGCCCGGCCAACGGTGGCGGTGGCGCCGCCGGCGCGCCGCAGCAGCAGCCGGGCGAGAATTCCGACGAGAAGACCAAGAGGGAGATCGAGGAGGCCCGGAACCTCCGGCAGAACCCCGATCTGCTGTCGACGGACCAGGCGAAGCAGGCTGCGGCGGCCGAAAAGGCCTTCGCCGCGCTCAACTGCGACCCCAAGATCGCGGACCCGCTGGTCGGCAACGACCTCACCGACAAGCCGCTGGTCGCCTGCGGTGACAAGAACACCATGAAGTACCTGCTGGAGCCGGAGTTCCTGCCCGGAACGGAAATCTCCGACGCCTCCTCGATCTACGACACCCAGAACTCCCAGTGGGTCGTCAACCTGAACTTCAAGGGTGAGGGTTCCCGGATCTGGGGCGACTTCACTTCGAAGAACGTCCAGAAGCAGGCCGCGTTCGTCCTCGACACGCAGGTTGTCTCCGCGCCGACCATCCAGGCGGCGATCCTCGGCGGCCAGACGCAGATCACCGGCCGGTTCAGCCAGACCGAGGCGAAGGACCTGGCGGATGTGCTGAAGTACGGTTCGCTGCCGCTGTCGTTCGAGTCCTCGGACGCGACGACGGTGTCCGCGACGCTGGGTCTCGCGTCGCTGCAGGCGGGCCTGATCGCCGGCGGTATCGGCCTGCTGGCCGTGTTCATCTACTGCATGTTCTACTACCGGCTGCTCGGCCTGCTGACGATCCTGTCGCTCGGCCTGTCGTTCGCGATCGTGTACGGGGTCCTGGTGCTTCTGGGGCGGTGGATCGGCTACACCCTCGACCTCGCGGGTGTGGCGGGCCTGATCATCGCGATCGGTATCACCGCGGACTCGTTCGTCATCTACTTCGAACGGCTGAAGGACGAAATCCGCGAGGGCAGGACGTTCCGGTCCGCGGTCCCGCGTGGCTGGTCCCGAGCCCAGCGCACGATTCTCGCGGCCGACGCGGTCAGCTTCCTCGCCGCGGCGATCCTCTACCTGCTGGCCGTCGGTGACGTGAAGGGCTTCGCGTTCACCCTCGGCATGTCGACGGTCCTCGACCTCGTGGTCGTCTACCTCGTCACGCATCCCCTGGTCGCGATGGTGTCCAGGTCCAAGTCGAAGTTCCTGTCCAACCCCAAGAACCTCGGCCTCGGTGCCGTGCAGGAAGTGGGTTCGGACCGCAAGGCCGCTCGCGCCGTTCCCGGCCGTACGAACGTGAAGGAGGCGTGA
- the ruvB gene encoding Holliday junction branch migration DNA helicase RuvB → MDYDAVTEFETDGDTETLSALPQTGEREVETTLRPRKLDEFVGQPRVREQLELVLESARRRGVPPDHVLLSGPPGLGKTSMAMIVAAELNAAIRITSGPALERAGDLAAMLSNLAPGDVLFIDEIHRIARPAEEMLYLAMEDFRVDVVVGKGPGATSIPLEIAPFTLVGATTRSGSLTGPLRDRFGFTGQMEFYSDSELELVARRAATILDIDIDRDGCAEIARRSRGTPRIANRLLRRVRDYAEVRADGKVTRKIARAALEVYDVDELGLDRLDRAVLTALVRSFGGGPVGVSTLAVAVGEEPTTVEEVCEPYLVRAGMLARTPRGRVATAAAWEHLGLPVPAGATRGEQGGPNLFDQD, encoded by the coding sequence ATGGACTATGACGCAGTGACGGAATTCGAGACCGATGGCGACACTGAGACGCTCTCGGCGCTGCCGCAGACAGGCGAACGCGAGGTCGAGACCACGCTGCGCCCGCGCAAGCTGGACGAGTTCGTCGGCCAGCCGCGGGTGCGTGAGCAGCTCGAACTCGTGTTGGAAAGCGCGCGACGCCGGGGTGTCCCGCCGGATCACGTCCTGCTCTCCGGTCCGCCGGGGCTCGGCAAGACGAGTATGGCGATGATCGTCGCCGCCGAACTCAACGCCGCCATCCGCATCACCTCCGGGCCGGCGCTGGAACGCGCGGGCGACCTGGCCGCGATGCTGTCGAATCTGGCGCCCGGCGACGTCCTGTTCATCGACGAGATCCACCGCATCGCCCGCCCCGCCGAGGAGATGCTGTACCTCGCGATGGAGGACTTCCGTGTCGACGTCGTCGTCGGCAAGGGGCCCGGCGCCACCAGCATCCCGCTGGAGATCGCGCCGTTCACGCTGGTCGGCGCCACGACGAGATCCGGTTCGCTGACCGGCCCGCTGCGCGACCGGTTCGGTTTCACCGGCCAGATGGAGTTCTACAGCGACAGCGAACTCGAACTCGTCGCCCGCCGCGCCGCCACGATCCTCGACATCGACATCGACCGGGACGGCTGCGCGGAGATCGCCCGCCGGTCCCGCGGCACACCCCGGATCGCGAACCGGCTCCTGCGCCGGGTGCGCGACTACGCCGAGGTCCGCGCCGACGGCAAGGTCACGCGCAAGATCGCGCGGGCCGCGCTGGAGGTCTACGACGTCGACGAACTCGGCCTCGACCGGCTCGACCGTGCGGTGCTGACCGCACTGGTCCGCTCCTTCGGCGGCGGCCCGGTCGGTGTGTCCACGCTGGCCGTCGCGGTGGGGGAAGAACCGACCACCGTCGAGGAGGTGTGTGAGCCTTACCTGGTCCGCGCCGGTATGCTCGCCCGCACTCCTCGCGGCCGGGTCGCCACAGCGGCCGCGTGGGAACACCTCGGCCTGCCGGTCCCGGCCGGTGCCACGCGCGGCGAGCAGGGCGGACCGAACCTGTTCGACCAGGACTGA